Below is a window of Paraburkholderia caffeinilytica DNA.
GCGAGGCAAACTGGCGGGATCGATACGTTCGACGATTTTCTCCGGGATAGTGGCCGGGATCATCACATAGCGGGCGCGCAGCGGTGAATCCTGGACCAACATCTCGAGCAGCGCGAGCGATTGCGTCTGCGCCGTATACACCATCGCGACGCCTTTGGGATTCCACCGGCCACCGTACAATCGCGCTCCTTCCCCAGAAAAAGCGGTATCCGCATATCGTTCAGTCACCACCCGCCATGCCGTGAACATCACGCAAACACGCCATGCTCGATGCGTCCCAGCGTATCCATCACGCTATCGGTGCCAATGTCGGTATCGACAAGACTCAGTGGCGTGGCGTCTTCCAGGGCAGCAACCGGCATCTTAAGCCAGGCGAGTGCCAGGTCGAGATCGTCAAACACCTCGGCAGCGCGCGCTGCGACACGCGCGAGTCGCAGCAGCTTGGCTGACTCCTCACGGCTCAACACCCCTTCCCGCTTGCGACGCGCCAAGGTCCGCTCCGGGATATCGAGCGCCTGCGCCAGTTCTGCTTGCGAAAGTCCGATGGATTTGAGCATCGCGTCCAGCGCCCGCGACGAAATGCCGTGGCGGACGACCTCCACCCATTCAAGGCCGGATCGGGGAGAACGCGGAAATACCGACCGGCCTCCCAGTAATGAATCGGCTGATACCTTCTCGATGACGTTCACGGTTTCACCTCCTGCCATTTGGCATCTATTTTATACCAAAATGGCAGAGACGGTAGCTGCTGCTGGGGCGTCGCCGGTCCGGGCGGGACTGCCGGCTACTTTCAGCGAGAGATTGCGCCAAAACCCCTTGGGGGGTGTGCCATGAACGTGTTTGTAATTTGAACGCGATGTTGTACCCGAGACGGAGGAAGTGCACCTTTGCCTCTACTTGCGTTGCACTCGCGCGGCCTTTCTAAGTTCGCCGGCAACAAAGGAACCAAACGTATTGGCGATATCCGGAAAGGTCAGGATGTTCGCCTCTGTTACCTGGGCAGGTTTAAGCATCTGGCGTTCAATCGCCCGGAGCCCCATAGTGCTCGATGCGACAAACTTGCGGACAAGGTCCTCCCGTTTCTTCTTGTCTGCCGTGTCAAAGTATTCGCGCGCGAGGCGAATCTCTTCGTGTCGACGGTGTTCGGCTGCGGCGTTAGC
It encodes the following:
- the parS gene encoding type II RES/Xre toxin-antitoxin system antitoxin, with protein sequence MAGGETVNVIEKVSADSLLGGRSVFPRSPRSGLEWVEVVRHGISSRALDAMLKSIGLSQAELAQALDIPERTLARRKREGVLSREESAKLLRLARVAARAAEVFDDLDLALAWLKMPVAALEDATPLSLVDTDIGTDSVMDTLGRIEHGVFA
- a CDS encoding RES family NAD+ phosphorylase; the protein is MFTAWRVVTERYADTAFSGEGARLYGGRWNPKGVAMVYTAQTQSLALLEMLVQDSPLRARYVMIPATIPEKIVERIDPASLPRDWRDISARAELQQLGSAWERKRTSAVLAVPSAVVPAESNYLLNPNHPDFALVLVGARDEWLTDPRLLRRAAAKGS